In Salvia miltiorrhiza cultivar Shanhuang (shh) chromosome 4, IMPLAD_Smil_shh, whole genome shotgun sequence, the DNA window AGTGAGACAGGCGAAGCTAAAACCATAGGTCGTGGCGAAGAAGGTGGTGAGATAGAGACGGCCTTCACGCTCATATGCATCTAAGTCAACGTGGAAGTTTGAATCTATAATAGCCGAGATGTTGTAGACCTGCCCCTCCGATGTGAAGAGGTCATCTGAGAATATGGGAAAGGTCCTAGCTCTGAAGACATTGAGCCCGTACATAATAGGCGTAACTATGTACACACAGAAGATATATCCAACAGCAATGTTAGCAGTAGCAAACCACGGGCTAGCTAATGGGCTGCCGAGATATGAGGATATGCTCGACCAATCAAGGCCGATAGCACCTAATCCGAGACCATGGAGTCCAGAACCAAGCTGTTGAATGAGGATCGAAGAAGAAAATATCCAGCAAAGCCAGGAGATTGAAGTAAGCTTTGGGAAGAGATATCCCGGAAATACATAATAAGCAAAGCTGCAAATAAAGGCGATGAGGAAGAACTGATTCCGCGTCACTCCACCCTTGGCTCTGACTTCTTTCTCATGAAGTGCCCTGCAATTTATAAATCCGATGGTTACATACTTGGCATAGAAACATACAAGAACAATGCCACCTTTAGACACTAAGGGGTgtttactttggaggattaagcttgatagataaaaatagtaaggctaatcccttgtttactttgatggattgcaacttttggatatcccaaggcccttcattatttctatcattcaagctagttttgtttgattctaATCCCATGAAAATGGTGGGATTGAAGATATCCTActattgaggataaaaatactcaatcctaCATATTGTCAATCATGCcaagtaaacgccccctaagTACATTCAAAGCAGGAAGTATCCTTAGGTCCGCAAGAGTTCTCTGAGACTAAAAAAGGTTCAAATGATGAAAATCACATTTTAGAAGGCAAGGCAAGATACTGAACCATGCATCCTCATTAGTCCACATGAGGTTAAAAAAACAGAAAATTCATAAAAGAAATTCCAGTTCTTGGTGTCAATAAATACACCTTGAAAGGTAGTATTCTTGGTATCATTCTGTTCATGGCTCTGTCCTAACAGCAAATTTATCAAGTTGGATTCGTTGTTGCAGCTATGAATTTAAACAAACAGAGGGGGCATGGTTTGAAGACATTCTTTCTTCTGTAAGTGCTGAAATTGAGGCAAAACCTACTCTGGAGCTAATAATGAAATTGCACAAGAAATGTTGAATCGTTAAATTTGAAGATGTATTAGAACAGTGCAGTAACAGGAAACAAGAGCTTCAGGGGGAtgtttactactccctccgtccgccaaaattatgtaaaattgcttgggcacgatttaataaaattggtgatgattttgatgtagtggagaaagggtcccaccactttatgagatgtgtggttgagattgaattttgagtgagttttttctaaataaagagtgttagtaaggataaaatattaaagaggatggtgggaccattgccataaaaggaaagtgacataatcttggcggacgccaaatatagtaatttttacataatcttggcggacggagggagtattaaatactccctccgtcccacgaatcttgacacgtttggttttggcacggaaattaaggaattgtatattagtgttttaagtgtgtagttaataaagtataaaagtgataaagtaagagagagaaactattaccttatttgaaaatgtgtcaagattcgtgggacgacccaaaaaggaatacgtgtcaagattcatgggacggagggagtattgtttaGTAAGATGGATTAGACATTTGAATTATTTCTACAATTTGAGAATACTTGCTTTGTATCCGGTTGAAAGAGCATTTTGATGTAGATAGAATCACTCATTCAAGCATTTTGTGAATTCTGAATTAGAACACGCACCCTAAGAGTTAAAAATGCTGAAGTTATGAACCAACAATAATTACTGTGTACTAACAAGCAATCATAACCAAATTAGAAAGTTAATCCCTGTAGCAGATTTTCAAAGTGAATGAAATGATTACATACAGCGGAGTAGACGCACCTGAAGAGAGATACCTGAACGAGATTTTGCGGCCACCACATGGCGGCGGGGTCGACCAGATACCGGCGGAGAAGCCCCGCCCAGCCGAAGCCCAGAACCTGCGTGGTGAGAACGACCCCGAGCGACACCCAAAAAGTCATCTTGCGGCCGTAGAAAATCTTGACGGCGCTGACGATATGAATGGAGTAAGGGTTGGCGGCGCCGGAGTTGGCGAAGATGGTGATGAGCACGTGCTCCTTGACGTTGAAGCCGCCCGGGTTGAGGGTGAACTGCCAGCTGCGCCCCCGGAAGAAGAGGCGGCGCGTGAGGGCGGCGGCCATGAGGTGGCCGAGGGGCACGACGGCGATCTGGGCGGAGATGGCCGTGATGGAGAGCGGCTCGCGGCGGTACCAGAAGAACTGGTTGAGGAAGGAGAGCAGGACGCAGGCAGCCGCCCCGAGAACCCACATCCGGAAGGTCACCACGGGCAGCGCCGGGTCGTCGGTGGGCGGCACGGTCAACGCCACCTGCTCCACCGGCGAGTTTTCCTCTTGTCCCGAAATGGAGGCATCGGCGGCCGATGTGCCAACTACACATATTCAATTCGGATGAGGCGTTTATTCATATCGAATCAAAATGAGATAGCTGACTTACTCAGTGGAGCACTGATTTCTTCTTCAATCATCTCTCACTGTTGCAGTTGCGGATAATCAGGATTCCAATTTGTTTAGTCAAAGTGGCAAGGATGGCGGTGATGATGTCATCGGAATCAGAATCCATTCGCCAAGATTTTAAACTAATTGTCTCACGTTGAAATTTGGGGCTTCGTTTCTTCCGGATGCACTTGGACGGGTATTCGGCCCGACCAACTTTGCCTCGACAAAAACAATACTACCAAATTttatcatattaaaaaaaaaattaatacttgGATTGGATGGATCTTTCATCTGTGTCTTTTGCTTCCTTGTGAGTGGGACATATTTTATTgtgaataaaattatattactgTAACTCAAAAAATTAGattacaataatttataattcCGAAGAGTGTAGATTCTCAACCGCATATCCACTTTCAACCCAAGCTAAATATCCTCCTCCCATATTATATACATGCTTGAACTCCTGCAACATAACATCTTTGTGTTggtaatataatttcaaattacTACTAGTTTGAAATATTAAAGGATAATTCTATCTTTGAGGTCAAGATTTAAGAATAAATTAGTTTCAGAGAATTTAAATCTGGAATGAAAAATAACAGTGCATGGGTATATTCTCGGAATGGGTAACTGCGAGTGCATTCTTCCAATTTAtatcaaaaacaaaattttaaaagagcaaataaataatactattaaaaataacaacatCAATCAATTTGGTTTACAAAATAAAGGGTTACGTTAATGAGAAACACTAAAGTTTTGGCGAATCAAATCcgataaatatataaaagaaaatgggACTTACTGCATTAAGAAGATCAGTGGTTGCATACACGGACCTGACTCCACTTTTGCACCCCTGTTACACACACGTTTTTATCAATTACTACATAGTTccataatattaattatacaaTGTCGAACACTGTGATACCAATATATACACCACTTGTATCATAATTTCCCACATAACACTAACAATACCACAAATCAACGATTTGTTTTTAGGGACACTGTTGTTGTGTGACGGATCTGACACTTAGATGAATCATATACATATTCTAGCTTTAGTGTAAATTTCCGACTAAagcaaaaagaagaaaaaagaaaaaccaaaAATGTTTTGATGAGAGACTTACCACAACGAGACGATCTTCCTTGTCACAATGCGACAGAACTTGATCCACAAATTTGGGGTTCTTCACCATACCTAAATAATGTGCCAAATTTGTtaaccaaaaaggaaaaaagtacAAAAGAAAACTTCATATTACAAATTTACAACCTTCCGGAGTATATAACCAGTAAGGAATGTTGAGGGCGTTCTTCAAGTGACCATTCTTGAATTCTTCTTCAGTCCTGTTCTCATTCAGCTTAATTAGTACTATAACAAATCAAAGAAACATAAACATGAGATTGTTGGAAATAATCTAATTTGGACAAACATATATGTTAACTAATTAAGTATCCACTGTGCACAATGTAATTAAACGTTGgctctcaaaaaagaaaaaaaaacgttGAGGGCGTTAGCCACGAGCATTGTAGCTTAGCGGTACTAGCTGAATAGGGTGAGAAATATGGAACTAATcttattgaagtgtcccacattggattggagatagtggcatgagccactttatatgatGAGGCAACCTTCTCCCTTATAAGGCATTTTAAGGAAGAAATGGACTCAATATCCATTTTTAACAAATCTCATTCCCCATTCCCCAActcaaaaagagagagagagagtttgaaGAGGTTAGAGAGAGATTTTAACCTAACATCAAGATAAATGTAGGCTTGAGCGAGGAGATGTGTAGCTGCATGGACATCCACAGTCACGACATTGGCTCCACCATCACTACAAATAACCAAAAGGAGAATAAACCCACTGTACAAAACAGCCTTAACTATACCCATTTTTAGACAAGCTGCAATTTCACTTGgatcaaaatcaaacaaatatAGCTGCTATATTAAAGATTCTTAGGATCAGAATCCAATTGGCCGTTTGATTGGTTTGCAGCAACCAACTGCAGAGGAGAATCTTGTGGGCAGGGCAGGGCAGGGCAGCTAAACTATTTTGACCGACCCATAGATTTCGTGCTGGGCTCCTTTTGGGCCCACTCAATGATAAAGCAAGCTACGCAGCCCACAtactcaaattaaaataaaagtccaTGTTGATTGCTCAAACCTATCTCAATAAATGATTGCTTAGTCTGAAACCTAACAAAGCTCGTAATTCACCATTATATTTAGcgttttcttttaaatataatcaaataagctcCGCATATGAGCCAAGACCTCTGAAAAAAAAGAGTCTTTTACGTATCGAGCTTTGCCACTTAAATTAAGTCTCATTGACACCATTATATTTagcattaattatatattatatgtactCAATTTTAAACGTTTTTTAGAATGTGTcccgaaattttatttttcattcaaAGTCTCCTAAATTTTtagcatttttcaaaaaatacttAGATATAAAATCCGACGACAAATTGAAAAATCACCTCTTTAGATTTTAGgtagaaactttttttttctttcaaaatccaTCTCACCTTATAAAACGACATTGTTCCACCTAAATATTCCATCGCCAAATTTTATATAACAAGACATTTTCTAAGAAcgctaaaaataaaataaaaaacaaaaatttggaatattttctaaaatttgcTTAAAAGTTATGGACACAAGGCATGATTAATGCTTATATTTATAACCAAATTTTTTCGCTATTTTGGTGtgcaaaaatataagtattCATAGGCAGGCGGCAGAACAGGGTTGaagatttttattatttgtcatttttttttattttgatggtGCGTTCACTTTGAGGTATAAGAGAGGAATAAATCTCATTTGCCACTTTATACCTTATTTGTTTTGTCGTAGTAAAAAATTCGAGCATTATGTATGAAATTTTTAAACAACACTTTTTTCTtggataaaatataattttatacctagcCACCTTATAAAGAGTGTGATAAACATATTATCATTAAAAGTAAAtaagatattaaaaatataatttttactttgaataataaatttatacctcaatgtattgtttttatattaaataaaaagtaaaCAAACCCTTAAAGAATTAATTTAGTGGCCCTCGGTTACGAATGCACACAAGATATGACAATCTAGATAAAAGTGTTAGTGATTATGAATTCACGAATTTTGATTCAGTCATGAGAATGACACTGTAATAATAGTTGTTCATCTTTTGAAACTCACGCCCACAATCAAAATTCAAAAGTTTCAATGTACTTTGAGTTGTTTATATACCTTCTAAATTATTTATGGACTTGAATGATCGAGCTTTACattcttttttgtattttactttttatattattcaacCAATTGATTGAACCTTATGCCTCATCTTAACTCTGGAATATTCTGTCGAAATACCCCTCttccaatttcaaaattaacATGTTCCCTCACCAAAAAATAGAAGAAACTGCAAATTGTATGACGTATCAATTAATTTGATGTATCATCATTGTCTAACAATCAATGGAAATTATGAAATTCTATTTATAGGCTATCGGCACCCTCCCTTAATAGCTAAGACCCCATTTTAgtaaaataaatgatatttttgcaTCTAACCGGCTTAATTCAATAGAAcgaatataagttatataagtAACACATATCTAGAAGCGGGGATGTCAATCCAGCTCGAAATTCGTGGAGtgacccgattaacccgtcaaTTCGAGAGGGTTatgattgaaaattttcaatccgATAAAAGTTATAACCCGATTAGCTCATAACCGAATAGTCCGACACCCGATAGGGTCGGCCAGACTAACCCAATtgactagcccgaaacccgaatacttaacataaaatatatatatatataaaaataaaaaaatattataaagtcttatcatttcacttctctgtatttttaatacaatacttaacataaaatatttagatataaaaattatatatatatatatatatatatatatatatatatatatatatatatataggggagggctacagtaaaaacacttcttaaaatataaatataaacattttttaatgtacgaattttatccaacagggttacgaattcatccaacatggttacgaattgtgaaaaataaatttttgctacctttgggattcgaacccaagaccacgaattcatccaaaagggttacgaatcaaccgtagatcttgatgatctaagggctgaaaatcatttatattttatacacttaagagtgtttttattctagccctcccctatgtatatatatatatatatatatatatatatatatatatatatattaaaaacaaAACACCCAAGGATGAAGGGTTAGGTAGACTCCCAACCAGTAAATAAATCAATTCAACTAGCATCTCATACATGACGCTGCCCAAAATATTGCATCTTTATATCTTTATTatgtaagtcgatgttgaaattttacttatttatgcgtgtatttatttattacaaatataatattgtcaagtgacatatattaattaattttttaaaaaataaattttaagctCGAATTAACCTGATGggttagcccgaaacccgaatattTAGGGTTAGGATTGAAAGTTTCTAatccaaattttttttcaacCCGAATAACCCGTAACTCAATAGAAGTAGCCCAAAACCCGATGAATttacccgattgacatccctatctaaaattatgaaagttATACCTTTGGGACAAAAAGTTAAAATATTACTTTTGTTCTGTTTGATCCATAAAATTGACTTCATGCTAGTTTCGGCTCATGTGATGTTCACTATTGTTGCTTTATTGATCGATCGACCAATTTCATTTATCATGCTTAGAAATTCGTAGATCAAATAATTTGGTTTAAATCGGTGAAAGGTTAATGCTTTATCTTCAAATTTACATATACTTTGACATCGACCATTCTTCCAATTTTGTGGAAAAATATTTGTTCCACTCAAGTTTTTGATGAATCCAAATGGGAGATGCACTATGAGGGGATATGGGCTTTTGAGAACGTTTAATGCAATCCAACAAAATAAGAATGAGCTAAGTGTGAGGAACCTTATCCAATATCGGCTCAAAGTTAAAATTCTAGAGCTATCAAAAATGGTCTGATCCgatattattctaattttgattTGCAcgtacaaaaagaaaaagaaaagaaaaaaatcgaaCTAGCCTGACTCAATCCAAATTTGTcatacataaaacttaattttcAAACTagaccaaaatagaaaaaatgtgGCTTAAACTTTTTCGGCTCGATTCAACTCATTTGAAAGCACTACGTAACTTAACAAATTCAAAAGAAACCCTTAACTTTTGCAGCTATATATCCAAAATTGGCAACAGCCATTTGGAGCTAGACAATATGCCAGAGTGTGCAACTATATTTGAAGCATCAATTCTGTGGTCATATTGAGATAATATTGGTTATCTATATCTAGAAATTAAATATTCGAGCTCATGGTTTATCTCCAAAATCTTCACACTATCAAGATATTGTTTGTTTTGAACTTGAGTCCAGACAATGTTGACTTCCTCAAATCTCAAAAGCATGGGATAGGGAATTTTTGTCATGGATGTAAATGCGCTTGTCCACCAAATATTGGCTACATCAAAATTCGAAATAGATTCCATGTACATACTATATGCTTTGCAGAAGCTTTTATGAATTTGGAAGCTTAATGATTCGTTGTAGTTTAATTACTCTCGGAAAAGACTTCATAAACGACAACACTAATGTCGGCCACAGATTCATAGCTAAAATCGTTAAGTGTTA includes these proteins:
- the LOC131023843 gene encoding oligopeptide transporter 7-like — translated: MIEEEISAPLIGTSAADASISGQEENSPVEQVALTVPPTDDPALPVVTFRMWVLGAAACVLLSFLNQFFWYRREPLSITAISAQIAVVPLGHLMAAALTRRLFFRGRSWQFTLNPGGFNVKEHVLITIFANSGAANPYSIHIVSAVKIFYGRKMTFWVSLGVVLTTQVLGFGWAGLLRRYLVDPAAMWWPQNLVQVSLFRALHEKEVRAKGGVTRNQFFLIAFICSFAYYVFPGYLFPKLTSISWLCWIFSSSILIQQLGSGLHGLGLGAIGLDWSSISSYLGSPLASPWFATANIAVGYIFCVYIVTPIMYGLNVFRARTFPIFSDDLFTSEGQVYNISAIIDSNFHVDLDAYEREGRLYLTTFFATTYGFSFACLTATIVHVLLFHGKDLWLLSKSAFKEKTMDVHTKLMQNYKKVPEWWFLCVLFINIAATLLLCQYNIDQLQLPWWGVLLACALAFFFTLPVGVITATTNQIPGLNVITEYLIGFLYPGYPVANMCFKVYGYISMKQALVFLQDLKLGHYMKIPPRTMFMAQVVGTLISSVVHLGTAWWLMDTIPNICDREALPPSSPWTCPSDHVFYDASVVWGLIGPQRIFGNLGYYSAINWSFLVGAVAPVVVWVATKAFPRQQWLRQVSVPVMLVSVINMPPATAVNYNSWIIIGFLSGYVAYRYYREWWSRHNYVLSGALDAGLAFMGVFLYLCLDMGNVSLEWWGSVSDGCPLASCPTAKGIVVEGCPIF
- the LOC131023844 gene encoding rhodanese-like domain-containing protein 17, which translates into the protein MGIVKAVLYSGFILLLVICSDGGANVVTVDVHAATHLLAQAYIYLDVRTEEEFKNGHLKNALNIPYWLYTPEGMVKNPKFVDQVLSHCDKEDRLVVGCKSGVRSVYATTDLLNAEFKHVYNMGGGYLAWVESGYAVENLHSSEL